A single region of the Lactobacillus xylocopicola genome encodes:
- a CDS encoding HU family DNA-binding protein, protein MANKAELVTEVASKTNLTKKDAATAVDAIFSSIQENLSSGKKVQLIGFGTFEVRQRAARKGRNPQTGDEIEIPASVVPAFRPGKALKEAVK, encoded by the coding sequence ATGGCAAATAAAGCAGAATTAGTTACTGAAGTTGCATCAAAAACTAACTTGACTAAAAAAGATGCGGCAACAGCTGTTGATGCAATTTTTAGTTCAATCCAAGAGAATCTTTCTAGTGGTAAAAAAGTTCAATTGATTGGTTTCGGTACTTTTGAAGTACGTCAACGTGCAGCCCGTAAAGGACGCAACCCGCAAACTGGTGATGAAATTGAAATCCCAGCTAGTGTTGTGCCAGCTTTTAGACCTGGTAAGGCGCTGAAAGAGGCTGTTAAATAG
- a CDS encoding tetratricopeptide repeat protein, translated as MSYSEQLLDSIEQQDFSQENILLQQALDNDEPEILASLAENLTGLGFTNLAKEVYRSLIARFPQEDLFKIYLAEILLNDGKEDDALSLLYDIPEGSAAYLDALLVQADYYQTNGLLETAYSKLREAVKIAPDEDVVKFGLAELDYLTGHYERALDRYQDLLTRQEMFGEVKLSDRLFQTLAKLGRYEEASQIIDQNSGNLLDIDVKYQAALVMLAVKKSDQAIKYLNEVIDQSPDYANAYRLLVAAYEQQGDQAQILRSAQAGLAYNELDPVLYEEGARAAVRLGNFVTAEDLLKKGLKFMPDDHELRLQLSNLYVREKKNQENIALFSKLSDDELEPPVHWNLALSYQALGQRKQAKSEFLLAYPEFQQNADFLKQIIRFFINEANSTDIVRQLLAQYLKLAPTDTEMQDLANNL; from the coding sequence ATGAGTTATTCAGAACAGTTGCTCGACTCAATCGAGCAACAGGATTTTTCGCAAGAAAATATTTTATTGCAGCAGGCATTGGACAATGACGAGCCAGAGATTTTGGCATCATTAGCGGAAAACCTTACTGGTCTTGGCTTTACCAATTTGGCCAAGGAGGTTTATCGCAGTCTAATTGCCCGGTTTCCTCAAGAAGACCTGTTTAAAATCTACCTGGCTGAAATTCTCTTAAATGACGGCAAGGAGGACGATGCCTTGTCCTTATTGTATGATATTCCTGAAGGCTCGGCGGCTTACCTTGACGCTCTCTTAGTGCAGGCGGACTATTATCAAACTAATGGCTTGCTTGAAACTGCCTATAGTAAGTTGCGGGAAGCGGTCAAAATTGCTCCGGATGAGGATGTAGTTAAGTTTGGGCTAGCTGAACTAGACTACCTTACTGGCCATTACGAGCGTGCCCTTGACCGCTACCAAGACTTATTGACGCGCCAAGAGATGTTTGGTGAGGTTAAGTTGAGTGACCGTCTTTTTCAGACGCTGGCCAAGCTGGGGCGTTATGAAGAAGCAAGTCAAATAATTGACCAAAATAGTGGCAACTTGCTAGATATTGACGTTAAGTATCAGGCTGCCCTAGTCATGTTAGCCGTTAAAAAGAGTGACCAGGCAATCAAGTACCTTAATGAGGTGATTGATCAGAGTCCCGATTACGCCAATGCTTATCGTCTGTTAGTGGCTGCTTATGAACAGCAAGGTGATCAAGCGCAAATACTGCGTTCGGCTCAGGCAGGACTTGCTTATAACGAGCTTGATCCCGTCTTATATGAAGAAGGCGCTCGTGCAGCAGTGCGGTTGGGGAATTTTGTTACCGCCGAAGACTTGCTTAAAAAAGGTTTAAAATTCATGCCAGATGATCATGAATTACGGCTACAATTGTCAAATTTATATGTGCGAGAAAAGAAAAACCAGGAGAATATTGCCCTATTTAGCAAACTGAGCGATGATGAGCTTGAACCGCCGGTGCATTGGAACTTGGCCTTATCATATCAAGCTTTAGGCCAACGTAAACAGGCTAAGAGCGAATTTTTACTGGCTTACCCGGAATTTCAGCAAAATGCTGATTTTCTAAAGCAAATAATTCGCTTCTTTATCAATGAGGCCAATTCTACTGATATTGTGCGGCAACTATTAGCGCAATATTTGAAATTAGCACCAACAGATACAGAAATGCAGGATCTAGCTAATAACCTCTAA
- a CDS encoding YitT family protein yields the protein MQKITKRNMLELLMIMLGCAIYGFSLDLISAPNKLTDGGISGITLLLKHFWGVNMGLSSLLLNIPLIVLGYRFMGKRLLAYTIWGTLWLSFFLWFWRSFPIIAQLNLEHDLFLSACLAGTLSGIGLGLVFRYNGTSGGTDIIARIIQMKYGFPSGKALLILDTLVLLSSLSYLDIKHIMYTLVAAFILSRVMDAVQEGAASAKGLLIISDRYEQIAKMIDLELDRGFTYLQAQGGYRQTDRPMIYLVVAPREVPLVKELITAEDPQAFVTVIAVHEVLGEGFTY from the coding sequence ATGCAAAAAATCACCAAGAGAAACATGCTAGAGCTTTTGATGATTATGCTAGGCTGCGCTATTTACGGCTTCAGCCTCGATCTAATTTCAGCTCCCAACAAATTAACTGATGGTGGAATCAGTGGAATCACCCTGCTACTAAAGCATTTCTGGGGGGTCAATATGGGACTGTCTTCCCTATTGTTAAATATCCCGTTAATTGTGCTAGGCTACCGCTTTATGGGTAAACGACTCTTAGCCTACACCATTTGGGGTACACTCTGGCTGTCATTTTTCTTATGGTTCTGGCGCTCATTCCCTATTATAGCTCAATTAAATCTAGAACACGACCTCTTCTTGTCTGCCTGTCTAGCTGGGACCCTTTCTGGCATCGGACTGGGCCTGGTTTTTCGTTATAACGGCACTTCAGGCGGAACTGATATCATTGCCCGCATCATCCAAATGAAGTACGGCTTTCCTTCTGGCAAGGCTCTACTAATTCTAGATACATTAGTCTTGCTGTCCTCTCTCAGTTATTTGGACATCAAACATATTATGTACACCTTAGTGGCCGCCTTTATTCTTTCTCGGGTAATGGATGCGGTCCAAGAAGGAGCTGCTTCAGCCAAAGGACTTTTAATTATTTCAGATCGTTATGAACAAATCGCTAAGATGATTGACCTGGAATTAGACCGCGGCTTCACCTACCTCCAAGCTCAGGGTGGATATCGCCAGACTGACCGCCCCATGATCTACCTGGTGGTTGCTCCACGAGAAGTTCCTCTTGTCAAAGAATTGATTACCGCAGAAGATCCGCAAGCCTTCGTCACGGTAATTGCTGTGCATGAGGTCTTGGGCGAAGGTTTCACTTATTAG
- a CDS encoding CCA tRNA nucleotidyltransferase yields MMKIDKLPALFVTAIPVLKKLEQAGFEAYFVGGSIRDLLLQRDIHDIDIATSAYPEEVKQLFSKTIDTGIKHGTVTVLYDHGSYEITTFRTETGYQDFRRPDQVTFVRNLSEDLKRRDFTINALAMNTEGLIVDLFDGLGDLERHLIKAVGNPMQRFHEDALRMMRAVRLMSQLKFTLEDKTQAAIKDMHQLLPKISVERIRDEFVKMGLGANSRAAFQVFLDTQLSEGVPNFTGKSELLSVYPSLEFNPAEESSLWAVIIILLKLQNKEIAHFMHDWKNSNAMTAKVEKIVALFDLISERSPSNYDLFEAGKETLLKTIDVAHILGQPVNAEALVDRYLALPIKSLAELAVDGQFLIAAGVAPGPQLGQLLTTLKQKILAGELENTQEAISTYLAQG; encoded by the coding sequence ATGATGAAAATAGATAAACTACCAGCGCTTTTTGTAACGGCAATTCCCGTTTTAAAGAAGTTAGAACAAGCCGGATTTGAGGCCTACTTTGTGGGTGGTTCAATCCGCGACTTGTTACTGCAGCGCGACATTCATGATATTGATATTGCTACAAGTGCCTATCCTGAAGAGGTCAAGCAACTCTTTAGCAAAACCATTGATACGGGCATCAAGCATGGGACAGTAACCGTGTTGTACGATCACGGTAGTTATGAGATTACCACCTTTAGAACGGAAACGGGCTACCAAGACTTTCGTCGTCCGGACCAGGTAACTTTTGTGCGTAACTTAAGTGAGGATCTCAAGCGGCGTGACTTTACCATTAATGCATTAGCGATGAATACGGAGGGCCTGATTGTCGATTTGTTTGATGGCCTTGGTGACCTTGAACGGCACTTAATTAAGGCGGTCGGCAACCCAATGCAGCGCTTTCATGAAGATGCACTTCGGATGATGCGGGCGGTTCGCTTGATGAGCCAGCTAAAGTTTACCCTTGAAGATAAAACGCAGGCAGCGATTAAGGATATGCACCAACTGCTACCGAAAATTTCGGTTGAACGGATTCGCGATGAATTTGTCAAAATGGGTCTGGGTGCCAATTCTAGGGCAGCCTTTCAAGTGTTTTTAGATACTCAACTAAGTGAAGGGGTCCCTAACTTTACTGGTAAGAGTGAGCTACTGTCCGTTTATCCCAGCTTAGAGTTTAATCCTGCTGAGGAGTCTAGTTTGTGGGCAGTAATTATTATTTTGCTCAAGCTGCAAAATAAGGAAATTGCACACTTCATGCATGATTGGAAAAATTCAAATGCCATGACCGCTAAAGTAGAAAAGATTGTTGCCTTATTTGATCTTATTTCGGAACGCTCGCCCTCAAATTATGACTTATTTGAGGCGGGTAAGGAAACACTGCTGAAAACCATTGATGTTGCCCACATTCTGGGGCAGCCAGTTAATGCAGAAGCGCTAGTTGACCGGTATCTGGCCTTGCCAATCAAGTCTTTAGCTGAATTAGCGGTAGACGGTCAATTTTTAATTGCGGCAGGCGTAGCTCCCGGACCGCAATTAGGTCAGTTGTTAACTACGTTGAAGCAAAAAATACTCGCGGGTGAGCTTGAAAACACGCAAGAAGCAATCAGTACTTATTTGGCGCAAGGTTAG
- the trhA gene encoding PAQR family membrane homeostasis protein TrhA, which yields MNLKKIWLEPQKRPKNYYLLDNIFSAVVHGIGSLLALIGLILLIIKAVSTHSALRITTFTIYGTCLLLLYLFSTLFHSLIFTKARNVFQIFDHSSIFLLIAGTYTPYSLVTLGGKSGWILLTSIWLLALFGILYYIFNRGKHVILDTVLYVGMGWLVMLVGKALYARLNTTGFWLLVGGGVAYTVGALFYTMKRIPYIHVIWHLFVILGSGLMYFSILLYV from the coding sequence ATGAATTTGAAAAAAATTTGGCTTGAGCCCCAAAAACGACCAAAAAATTACTACCTTTTAGACAATATTTTTAGCGCCGTGGTCCACGGCATCGGTTCCCTTTTAGCGCTCATTGGCCTGATTTTACTGATTATCAAGGCCGTATCAACCCACAGTGCCTTACGCATTACTACTTTTACTATCTATGGTACCTGTTTACTACTGTTATACCTGTTTTCGACGCTTTTTCATAGCCTGATTTTTACTAAAGCACGCAATGTTTTTCAGATTTTCGACCACTCTTCAATTTTTCTGTTGATTGCCGGTACTTACACGCCCTATTCCCTAGTAACACTCGGTGGTAAATCGGGCTGGATACTACTAACTTCAATCTGGCTCTTAGCACTTTTTGGTATTCTTTACTATATCTTTAATCGTGGTAAACACGTTATTCTAGACACTGTCCTTTACGTGGGAATGGGTTGGTTAGTAATGCTGGTCGGTAAGGCTTTATACGCCCGCTTAAACACTACCGGCTTTTGGTTACTGGTAGGCGGCGGAGTAGCCTACACGGTCGGGGCACTCTTTTATACCATGAAACGGATTCCTTACATCCACGTTATTTGGCACCTCTTCGTTATTTTAGGCTCGGGTTTAATGTATTTTTCAATTCTCCTTTATGTCTAA
- a CDS encoding DegV family protein, translating to MSEIKVLTDSSAQLTPEEIEKYHITVVPLSITIDGATYVDGVDITRAEFVQQMNEAAELPKTSQPPIGRFVETINELTKDGSEVIGIFLAKALSGTVDAARQAATISGKAEMVHIIDSELTDRAEGFQVLAAARDAAADKSVGEILTHIEKIKKSQQLHMMIVNLENVIKGGRLGQLSGKIANLLNIRIELQMPDGQLKVAKKGRGKKFTLTFDERVLDDIRANSDQIKEVGISYVSLGEEPENLRDLASKIKAINPQIDVLVRETSPIIATHAGMGAYAILYYRE from the coding sequence TTGTCAGAAATAAAAGTTTTGACCGATTCTTCAGCGCAGTTAACGCCAGAAGAAATAGAAAAATATCATATTACGGTGGTGCCACTATCGATTACGATTGATGGAGCAACTTATGTCGATGGCGTTGACATTACCAGAGCAGAATTTGTGCAGCAGATGAATGAAGCGGCGGAGTTGCCTAAGACCAGCCAGCCACCAATTGGTCGCTTTGTTGAAACCATCAATGAGTTAACTAAGGATGGTAGTGAGGTAATCGGTATTTTCTTAGCTAAGGCGCTGAGTGGTACGGTTGATGCGGCAAGGCAGGCAGCAACCATATCTGGTAAAGCTGAAATGGTCCATATTATCGATTCGGAGTTAACTGATCGGGCCGAGGGTTTTCAAGTTTTGGCGGCGGCTCGCGATGCAGCAGCTGACAAGTCAGTTGGCGAAATTTTGACTCACATTGAAAAAATCAAAAAGTCGCAACAACTCCACATGATGATTGTCAACCTCGAAAACGTCATCAAAGGTGGGCGTTTGGGGCAACTCTCAGGTAAAATCGCCAACTTGCTCAATATTCGGATTGAACTTCAAATGCCAGACGGTCAACTAAAGGTAGCTAAAAAGGGGCGGGGTAAAAAATTCACCCTTACCTTTGATGAGCGCGTTTTAGATGACATTAGAGCCAATTCAGACCAGATCAAGGAAGTTGGTATTTCTTATGTCTCGCTAGGTGAAGAGCCAGAGAATTTACGTGACCTAGCTAGTAAGATTAAAGCAATTAACCCCCAAATTGATGTACTAGTAAGAGAGACTAGTCCGATTATTGCGACACACGCTGGTATGGGGGCATACGCAATTTTATATTATAGGGAGTAA
- a CDS encoding YozE family protein has translation MAYRESFYRYLMTQRNANSSDEIAQFANNAQNDQTFPKQEQSYEKLSDYLELNAGYLSSMSIFDEAYQSYREKMSY, from the coding sequence GTGGCCTATCGAGAAAGTTTTTACCGCTACCTAATGACGCAGCGAAATGCCAATTCAAGTGATGAGATCGCCCAGTTTGCCAATAACGCCCAAAACGATCAAACTTTTCCCAAGCAGGAACAGAGCTATGAAAAGTTATCGGATTACCTTGAATTAAATGCGGGTTACTTATCAAGTATGAGCATCTTTGACGAGGCCTATCAGAGCTACCGTGAAAAGATGTCCTATTAG
- the ylqF gene encoding ribosome biogenesis GTPase YlqF, protein MARIQWYPGHMNKARNQLEDKMGLIDVFVEVLDARIPASSRNPMIEDLVGDKPHLIILNKADLADPVMTKRWQKQLAGKGKLVMAMDALHANNMQILVSMVKKAAAEKVKKLEAKGASDPVVRIALAGIPNCGKSTIINRLVGRNVAAVGNKPGVTKGQTWLKAQANIQILDTPGILWPKFEDQAVGYKLAAFGAIKDSVFSGDDVALFLLENLRKYYLGDLVKFARATKEEIAKINNPDLLLALTTEYGMRDDYDRFSLYLLQRLRKGKVGRITLDRI, encoded by the coding sequence ATGGCTAGAATACAATGGTATCCAGGTCATATGAACAAGGCTCGGAACCAGCTGGAAGATAAGATGGGATTAATTGATGTCTTCGTCGAAGTTTTAGATGCACGCATCCCGGCGTCCTCCCGTAATCCAATGATTGAGGACTTAGTCGGGGACAAACCCCATCTAATTATCTTAAATAAGGCTGATCTGGCTGATCCCGTAATGACCAAAAGATGGCAAAAACAGTTGGCGGGCAAGGGCAAGTTAGTGATGGCAATGGATGCCCTGCATGCTAATAACATGCAAATTTTAGTTAGCATGGTCAAAAAGGCCGCAGCTGAAAAGGTTAAGAAATTAGAGGCCAAAGGTGCTTCTGACCCGGTGGTCCGGATTGCTTTAGCGGGGATACCGAATTGCGGTAAATCCACCATTATCAACCGCCTAGTCGGCCGCAACGTAGCTGCTGTGGGCAATAAACCGGGGGTAACTAAGGGGCAGACCTGGTTAAAGGCGCAAGCAAATATTCAAATTTTAGATACTCCTGGCATCTTGTGGCCTAAGTTTGAAGATCAAGCGGTGGGCTACAAACTGGCCGCCTTTGGTGCTATCAAGGACAGTGTTTTTAGCGGTGATGATGTGGCCCTCTTTTTACTGGAGAATTTGCGTAAGTACTATCTGGGCGATCTGGTCAAGTTTGCACGCGCGACTAAAGAGGAAATAGCAAAGATTAATAATCCGGACTTGTTACTGGCGTTGACCACAGAATACGGGATGCGGGATGACTATGACCGCTTTTCGCTTTATTTATTGCAACGCTTACGCAAGGGCAAGGTAGGAAGGATTACGTTGGATCGCATATGA
- a CDS encoding ribonuclease HII, with protein sequence MTINEIKQLLAAGKVSKAELADLANDSRSGVQKLLASYRKRQSKLAAQKAEFRERFAYEKEFWAKGQTVAGVDEVGRGPLAGPVVTAAVVLDDHFDLVEVNDSKKLTGAKRLELYPRILEEAVSVAVGVKSAEVIDRINIYEADCLAMVEAVAALDQQPDALLVDAMTVPLDLPQVSLIKGDAKSNSIAAASIIAKVFRDQLMADYAKLYPEYHFDKNVGYGTKDHLAAIHEYGPTPIHRKTFAPVSDFYHD encoded by the coding sequence ATGACAATTAATGAGATTAAGCAGTTATTGGCTGCTGGCAAGGTTAGCAAGGCAGAATTAGCCGACTTGGCAAACGATTCGCGCAGTGGGGTCCAGAAATTACTGGCCAGCTACCGCAAACGCCAGAGCAAACTGGCTGCGCAAAAGGCAGAATTCAGAGAGCGCTTTGCCTATGAGAAAGAATTTTGGGCTAAGGGACAAACAGTAGCTGGGGTCGATGAAGTCGGTCGTGGCCCACTTGCAGGTCCGGTGGTTACAGCTGCAGTCGTGCTTGATGACCACTTTGACCTAGTTGAAGTTAACGACTCCAAAAAGTTGACCGGCGCAAAGCGTTTGGAACTATATCCTCGCATCTTGGAAGAGGCCGTTAGTGTGGCTGTCGGCGTTAAGAGTGCCGAGGTGATCGATCGGATTAACATCTATGAGGCGGACTGTTTGGCCATGGTTGAGGCAGTGGCTGCCCTTGATCAACAACCTGATGCCTTGTTAGTAGATGCAATGACTGTTCCACTTGATTTGCCGCAAGTAAGTTTAATTAAGGGGGATGCCAAGTCTAACTCGATTGCAGCAGCCTCAATTATTGCCAAAGTCTTTCGGGACCAATTAATGGCAGACTATGCCAAGCTCTATCCCGAATATCATTTTGATAAGAATGTTGGGTATGGTACTAAGGACCACCTTGCAGCAATTCATGAGTACGGTCCGACCCCCATCCATCGCAAAACTTTTGCGCCGGTAAGTGACTTTTATCATGATTAA
- the dprA gene encoding DNA-processing protein DprA, which translates to MKIIDFLLRIKLQKGIGYAKMLQVASCLEGDQVDELLIQEMAVSASLKQACLAAYYDDQADKVISHIKQQCKVVSFFDPEYPEKLRQIYQPPLILFARGELDLLQKKTITIVGARQPTVYSQLVLDRLVPNLLRADYVIASGLAKGVDGMAHQVTLHNGGKTIAVVGNGLNCSYPMVNYHVQEQIAQQGLLLSEYLPDTPPRPFRFPERNRILAGLAEGVIVTEAKEKSGSLITANLALQENRDVYAVPGPITSALSVGPNQLIEAGASPVTNFQLRLERFDN; encoded by the coding sequence ATGAAAATAATTGATTTTTTGTTACGGATAAAATTACAAAAGGGCATTGGTTATGCTAAAATGCTTCAAGTTGCAAGTTGTCTTGAGGGCGACCAGGTCGATGAACTGCTAATTCAGGAGATGGCAGTTTCCGCTTCCCTAAAGCAAGCTTGCCTGGCCGCATACTATGATGATCAGGCGGACAAGGTAATTAGTCACATTAAGCAGCAGTGCAAGGTGGTCAGTTTTTTTGACCCCGAATATCCAGAAAAATTGCGACAGATTTACCAGCCGCCACTAATCCTGTTTGCTCGGGGTGAGCTTGACCTACTGCAAAAAAAGACGATAACTATTGTTGGTGCTCGGCAGCCGACTGTTTATAGTCAACTGGTTTTGGACAGGTTGGTGCCCAACTTATTGCGGGCGGACTATGTCATCGCTAGTGGCCTGGCTAAGGGCGTTGATGGCATGGCTCACCAGGTAACCTTGCATAACGGGGGGAAGACGATTGCCGTTGTCGGTAATGGCCTTAATTGCTCATATCCAATGGTAAATTATCATGTTCAGGAGCAAATTGCGCAGCAAGGGCTACTGCTCAGCGAATACTTACCTGATACTCCGCCGCGTCCTTTCCGCTTTCCTGAGCGCAACCGGATCTTGGCGGGCCTGGCTGAGGGAGTAATCGTAACTGAGGCCAAAGAAAAGTCCGGGTCACTGATTACGGCCAACCTTGCACTACAGGAGAATCGGGATGTTTATGCGGTTCCGGGCCCAATCACGAGTGCCTTATCAGTTGGTCCCAATCAGCTGATCGAAGCCGGGGCCAGTCCGGTTACTAATTTTCAACTTCGACTTGAAAGATTTGACAATTAG
- the topA gene encoding type I DNA topoisomerase produces MPTRSKPKKRKKTLVIVESPAKAKTIEKYLGRNYRVIASKGHIRDLPKSQMGIDFDDNYKPKYISIRGKGETIKELKSEAKKAKDVYLASDPDREGEAIAWHVAHALNLDDTAKNRVTFNEVTKDAVKNSFAHPRAIDMDTVNAQQARRILDRIVGYSLSPILWNKVKKGLSAGRVQSVALKLVIDREKEIKRFKPQEYWTIDAQFKQKAKTFKAQFWGSDGKKQELPNNEAVQAVLAKIDKKQPFEIANVVKRERRRQPAAPFTTSTMQQEANKRLNYRTRRTMSIAQQLYEGISLGKQGTVGLITYMRTDSKRTSPIAQAEAAKFLNEKYGKEYAAKGARHFKNQGAAQDAHEAIRPTSVYRTPESLKAALTPEQYRLYKLIWSRFVASEMTPAVYDTVRADIEQNGVLFRTTGSTMKFAGFTKVYDNQQEKNVELPELKAGDQVKLAKSDNKQHFTLPPARYTEASLVHALEENGVGRPSTYAPTIDTIQRRYYVKLEGKAIVPTELGEIVDDLIEQFFPDIVNIDFTAQLESDLDRVEEGKKNWVKVIDDYYHPFKKELDKADSEIQKVQIKDEPAGFNCDICGAPMVIKMGRYGKFYACSRFPDCRNTKAIVKKIGVTCPKCGKGDVVEKKSKRNRKFYGCSRYPECDFVSWDKPVNRTCPNDGHYLVEKKSKQGPVILCPNGDYKEEPREEVVAK; encoded by the coding sequence ATGCCTACTAGGTCAAAGCCAAAAAAACGTAAAAAAACTTTAGTAATCGTGGAGTCACCGGCCAAGGCCAAGACTATTGAAAAATACCTGGGACGTAACTACCGGGTAATTGCGTCAAAGGGTCATATCCGTGACCTACCTAAGTCGCAGATGGGGATTGACTTTGACGATAACTATAAGCCAAAGTACATTTCAATTCGCGGTAAGGGTGAGACAATCAAGGAATTAAAGTCTGAAGCCAAAAAGGCCAAAGACGTCTATCTTGCATCTGACCCGGATCGGGAAGGTGAAGCAATTGCCTGGCATGTGGCTCATGCGTTGAATTTAGATGACACCGCCAAGAACCGGGTAACCTTTAATGAAGTTACCAAGGATGCTGTTAAAAATAGTTTTGCGCATCCGCGTGCTATTGATATGGATACCGTCAACGCCCAGCAGGCCCGACGGATACTGGATAGAATAGTTGGTTATTCGCTGTCACCTATTTTGTGGAATAAAGTCAAAAAAGGTTTGAGTGCGGGACGAGTTCAATCAGTTGCACTCAAGTTAGTGATTGACCGTGAAAAGGAAATTAAGCGCTTCAAGCCGCAGGAGTATTGGACGATTGATGCTCAATTCAAGCAAAAAGCCAAGACTTTTAAGGCGCAATTTTGGGGAAGTGACGGCAAAAAGCAGGAATTACCCAATAATGAAGCTGTCCAGGCTGTTTTAGCTAAAATTGATAAAAAGCAGCCCTTCGAGATCGCCAATGTAGTCAAGCGTGAGCGCCGCCGGCAACCGGCCGCACCGTTTACCACGTCGACGATGCAGCAGGAAGCTAACAAGCGGCTTAATTATCGGACTAGAAGGACAATGAGCATTGCTCAGCAGTTGTATGAGGGGATCAGTCTGGGCAAGCAGGGGACTGTGGGTCTGATTACTTATATGAGAACAGATTCGAAGAGAACCTCGCCAATTGCCCAAGCAGAGGCGGCCAAATTTTTAAATGAAAAGTATGGCAAAGAATACGCCGCCAAGGGGGCGAGACACTTCAAAAACCAAGGCGCTGCCCAAGATGCCCACGAAGCGATCAGGCCAACCAGTGTTTACCGGACGCCGGAATCGTTGAAGGCAGCTTTGACGCCAGAACAGTATCGCCTCTACAAGTTAATCTGGTCTCGTTTTGTAGCTAGTGAAATGACCCCAGCGGTTTACGATACAGTGAGAGCTGATATTGAACAGAACGGTGTGCTATTCAGAACGACTGGCTCAACGATGAAGTTCGCGGGATTTACTAAGGTATATGACAATCAACAGGAAAAAAACGTTGAATTACCTGAACTCAAGGCCGGTGATCAAGTTAAACTGGCGAAGTCTGACAACAAGCAGCACTTTACCTTGCCACCAGCGCGCTATACTGAGGCTAGCCTGGTTCATGCCCTAGAAGAAAATGGTGTAGGGCGCCCTTCAACCTATGCACCAACGATTGATACGATTCAGCGCCGCTATTACGTCAAGTTGGAAGGCAAGGCAATTGTTCCCACAGAATTAGGTGAAATTGTTGATGACCTAATTGAGCAGTTTTTCCCGGATATCGTTAATATTGACTTTACCGCCCAACTTGAAAGTGATTTGGACCGAGTTGAAGAAGGCAAAAAGAACTGGGTAAAAGTCATTGATGACTACTACCATCCCTTCAAAAAGGAATTAGACAAGGCTGATTCCGAAATCCAGAAGGTGCAGATTAAGGATGAGCCTGCAGGGTTTAACTGCGATATTTGCGGTGCGCCAATGGTAATCAAGATGGGGCGCTACGGTAAGTTCTATGCCTGTTCACGCTTTCCCGATTGTCGCAATACCAAGGCAATTGTCAAGAAGATCGGGGTTACTTGTCCAAAATGTGGCAAGGGCGATGTAGTTGAAAAGAAGTCCAAGCGCAATCGGAAGTTTTATGGTTGTTCAAGATATCCAGAATGTGACTTTGTTTCCTGGGATAAACCAGTCAATCGGACTTGTCCTAACGATGGTCATTACCTTGTTGAAAAGAAGAGCAAGCAGGGTCCAGTTATCCTTTGTCCTAACGGTGACTATAAGGAAGAACCGCGTGAAGAAGTAGTCGCAAAATAA